In Periophthalmus magnuspinnatus isolate fPerMag1 chromosome 9, fPerMag1.2.pri, whole genome shotgun sequence, the sequence CATGCTGCATCTCTCTAAAATTCGTCTGAAAAGGTTGTGTAAAGTACAGCGGGGATTTGCAGCGACAGCCTCGTAAATCACAGCACGCTCTTGTTTACGCTCCCTGAAGCTTACGGAAACGCCGACACTAAACAGCCGCGTTTTCCAACGGGGTCCGGTAAAGTGTCAAATCCACTCACCGGTGCCGAGACTCGGTCCGGGGCTCAGTCCGGGGCTCGGTTCTGGTTCCGTGTATTCCGCGTGCAGCACTTTAGCCGGGCTCGCATGCGGAAAAGCTCCACTTTGAACAGAGCCAATGAGGAGCGAGGACGCCAGTCACCTGACCCAGAGGACTTCCGGGTACAACATTGCGGTCTGGCGCGGATCAGGCAGCGCAGCGGTCCGGTTCTGTGAGGGTTCTGAGCGGGTTTTTAACGGAACCGAGCCATGTCCAAACCTAGGAACAAACAGAAAACCCTGATCATCACTGACGGTCAGTTTCACCGCATTTAAACACGCAATATTCCGTATTAAAGTCAAAACGGCATCTGCAAAGTTTAGGAAGTTTAGAACCAAccatcaggaataaaccaggtctaaaccaggaccaaaccaggtctgaaccaggtctgaaccaggtctgaaccaggtctgaaccaaacctgaaccaaaccaggtctaaaccaggaccaaaccaggtctgaaccaggtctgagccagtttcaaaccaaaccaggtccaaacctgaaccaaaccaggtctgagccaggaccaaaccacaccaggtccaaaccaggaccaaaccgggtctaaaacaggactaaaccaggattgaatcaggactgaaccattacTAAacgttgtgttgtgttgcagaggaggaggaggaagttcTGAAGGAAGAAGAGCAGAACcctttttctttcaaacaaTTCCTTCGATCCAaaaaccagaaccaggaccaagatCAGGACTCTGAGGACCCaagtcaggaggaggaggaggaggtgagactCAGGCTGACGGGTGAGGCCGGCGAGTCAAACAGGCTggagattttattttgtgttttatctaGTTTAATGAGATTAAAgttagattttgtgtttttcagacacTGGTCAGGTCAAACTGTGACCCCTTTATGGACCAGAGTCTAGAGGTAAAATGCAATTGTATGAAGCCAGCTGCATTGACCACTGCCGTTAtactaaaatgaaacaaaaaactaaattcgggagacaggtctgccatctgtccagggacaacagatgaaaaatagccttttggctaattctggtgcatttgcagcaatgctagtaatgtacactgtccctgtcaaataaaccaataaataaatagtaacaGTAGAACAGTATATAGAATTAAACTACAATACTATGATGCCCAGAGACAGTGGTAACAGGAGTACTGACTGTAGTACTCAGACAGTGAGAGTAAGGGATATCATGGTATCAGATTTTGTATTGaatatcgagtatcgagtctatttcaTGGAATTGAAgtggagtttgacattttagtattgagACATTAGTTACTATTGTGGAAACCAGGActagcaggactaaaccaggacttgatcCTAGGGGCTATGTTGCCTGGGGTattatgcccctggtagggtctccCCTGGCAGGTTCTAGGCGACAGGTCAGATTAAGAGCAGTTCCCAATACCTCTATGAAGAGTAATAAACCAAGTACCGTGATGTCGCCCGGTATGGCACAGCcaggccccaccctggagccaggcctgaggTTGGGACTCAAGCGTCAGCGCCTGGTGGCAGGGCCTTTTCCCATGGGGCCCGGCTGGGCTCAGCTTGAAAAGATGACATGGCACCACCCACAAAGGGGGTTGGTTGCGCAGAGGACAGGACAGCAGTCGAGGACGGATGTCTCGACAACCCagtccacagacacagcatcTGGGTGTGGCGatgtggaacgtcacctcgctaggggggaaggagcctgagcttgtgcaggaggttgagaggtacccgctagatatagtcgggctctcctccacacacagcctGGGCTCTGGTACCCAACTCCTCAAGAGGGGTTGGACCCTCCACTTTTCTGCCGTTGCCCATGGGGAGAGgcggcaagctggtgtgggcttgcttattaccccacagctcagctcaacgtgttggagttcaccgtGGTGAACAAGAGGGTCACGTTTCTGTGCCTTTGGATCAGGAACATTGTTGTGAGACcccagcagtgcagagtacccggccttcttggagtccctgggagggttactagacagtgcaccgactggggactccgttgttctactgggggacttcagTGCCCATATGGGTAATGACAGTTACACCTGGGAGGGGTACTCTGTCAGTGGGGTCTTCAACGTGCACCTCCAGGAGTGCTTCTCCCAGAttccgggggaggctggggacatggaatctGAGTGGGCcgtgttctccacctctattttCGATGcagccgctcgtagctgtggtcgtaaggtctgtggtgcttgttgcGGCAGCAAACCCCAAACTTGGTGGTGGATGCCGTAATTAAGGAAttccgtcaggctgaagaatgAGTCCTATCAAGCCCTATTGGCTTGTAGGAGTCCTGAGTCCTGATGAATACCAGTGGCCCAAGCATGCTGCAGCCCGTGTGAAGACTATCGGTTgacctcaaagaaattctgggaAACCATCCAACACCTCAGGAGGGGCAACAGTGCTTCACTGGATGGTCTGGGGCTGTCTTCTTTGTGTGGTGGTTGGGGACAGTAtcgctggactggcagaccaggttggtggtccctctgtttaagaagggggagtGGAGGGtttgttccaactacaggggaatcacactcctcagcctcaggtaaggtctattccagggtactggagaggagaatctgacgggtagttgaacctcggattcaggaggagcagtgcagtTTTCATCCTGGTCTATATTCTCCATCGGGTGCTTGAGGTTTTCGTGGGAGTTTGCCCgatcagtccacatgtgctttgtagatctggagaaggcattcgaccgtgccTCTTGTGGTTCTATTTGAGGAGTGCTCCAGgagtccggggccctttgctaagggctgtccggtccctgtatgaccggagcaggagctgtgttctctgcaggcctgttcccagtgcatgtttaACCAGGGCTGCCTTTTGttactggttctgttcattgttttatggacagaatttctaggcgcagccaggggccggagggggtccggttcagaaaccacaggatttcatctctgctgtttgcagatgatgttgtcctgatgtctttgtcgagccaggacctgcagcagccACTGCGgcagtttgcagctgagtgtgaagtggctgggatgagaatcagctcctccaaatccgaggacATGATTCTTGACCAGACAAAGGTGGTTTGACCTTTtcgggtggagagtctctgcctcaagtgaaggagttcaagtatctcaggatcctggacacctccctccATGTCCCACTGGCAGAAGGCCCaggggaagatccaggacacactggaggtaCTATATccctcagctggcctgggaacgcctcaggATCCTCCTGGAAAAGCAGGTGTGTGGActgggaagtctgggcctctcTGCTGAAAGTGCTGCCTCTgtgacccagccctggataagacGAACaaagtggatggatggataaagcaggactaatccaggtccaAGGCATATCTATAATGTTGTGTCTGTCCTGCAGGGGGCGTGGGGCTGTGTCTGGCCGTCAGGAGGCAGGATCAGGtcggggtcagaggaggaggaggtcaccaggtttgtgtttaatttatttactcagatttgtgttttatttatagttttgtttagtctttttgACAGGAGCAGAATAAGATTCAACTCTAAACCTGGAGGTTCAGTTCTCTATCCCTCCCCCTGCTCTCTGGTGTAacgctgctctctgattggctctggtGTAacgctgctctctgattggctctggtGTAACgatgctctctgattggctgtggtgTAACgatgctctctgattggctctggtGTAacgctgctctctgattggctctggtGTAacgctgctctctgattggctctggtGTAACGATGCTCTCTGACCGGCAGGTTCGACTCATTCCCTGGTGGTGATGGTGATGGTGATGGtgatggtgatgatggtgaAGACTCAAGGCAGAGTTACGAAGGCGACGATGAGACATCCATTTTAGACCCAAAGTCCAGGACCAGACCTAGGACCAGAACCGGTCTACAGCAGGTCAGACCCAGGACCGACCCTGTCTACAACAGGCCCCAGACCCGTCTCAGACCCAGACTCCTGCAGGGGCTGACAGATGCTTtgaacacacacgcacgcacacaccccccccccccacacacacacacaccccacacacacacacacaccccacacacacacacacacgcacacgtcttcagttttgatttagtcACATGTCTGTGTTTGACTCCTGAGTCAAACAGACTGGGCTAGTGAAAAAGAATCAAATTGTATCAAATTACAATATTGGCCGATACTAATAGTATTATATTAATAGTATCACTGCTGGCCGATACTGATACTGGAACCAATACCACCCATCCCTCAGTTTGCAGCAGGCTCAGACTCTattcttgtatttttatggttaattcataaaaatgaaaacatttgaTCCAAAGTTTGGTGTGTTCAGGTCAAACACGAAAATGAACAACTGAAGAAAACCATCAGAGACCTGAGAGAGCAGTCACTgagggaccagaccaggtctgaaccaggactataacaggactggaccggggctataacaggactggaccagggttataacaggactggaccggggctataacaggactggaccgggactttaacaggactggaccgggactataacatgtctgtatgtgtgtgtgtgtgtgtgtgtgtgtgtatatttatactTGTACACATGTGTCTCAGGGCGG encodes:
- the entr1 gene encoding endosome-associated-trafficking regulator 1 isoform X1, which gives rise to MSKPRNKQKTLIITDEEEEEVLKEEEQNPFSFKQFLRSKNQNQDQDQDSEDPSQEEEEEGAWGCVWPSGGRIRSGSEEEEVTRFDSFPGGDGDGDGDGDDGEDSRQSYEGDDETSILDPKSRTRPRTRTGLQQVKHENEQLKKTIRDLREQSLRDQTRAEELRAELLQWRMRDQQEAQDLETMVQSVEHNLRVMTKRALKAESSVSKLKSEMKQLQTQLEEVQAENSVLRASESELVLTMRHNAATASERLQETAAHAQSSVRRLLSEAESLMFVSELLQSIDRMSSV